One genomic window of Clostridioides sp. ES-S-0054-01 includes the following:
- a CDS encoding PTS sugar transporter subunit IIC, whose protein sequence is MEKFMSFMDKYIVPVAAKIGAQRHLVAVRDAFIAMIPITMVGALGTLINNLPLEAYKNLMASIFGENWTTFGSDLWWGAIGTMAVFLVIGVAYFLAKSYESDGLQAGLIALSIFFIMAPQIGKIVPEGGTTAVEGWGMIQQTYLGTAALFSSILIGLLSTEIFVRLSKVKKLTIKMPDGVPPAVSRSFAKLIPGMLTIMIFTVIGIFIKMLSNGSFLTDILNTYLGAPLSNVADSLGSTMLIAFIIHILWTVGLHGANIALPFTETILMKLGGENAALAQAGATEGYHVLAGSFFDAFVYLGGSGMVLGLVIALIIAGRRRKEMIVLGGPPAIFNIGEPLIFGLPIVLNPIFMIPFVLAPVICSAISYLAIDFGLVAPVILPKIPWVTPPILGGAMATGDWTGGALALFNLILSILIYIPFVIASEKMEAKKLKINN, encoded by the coding sequence ATGGAAAAATTCATGTCATTTATGGATAAATATATAGTGCCTGTAGCTGCTAAGATAGGAGCTCAAAGGCACTTAGTAGCAGTAAGAGATGCATTTATAGCAATGATACCTATAACTATGGTAGGTGCATTAGGAACATTGATAAATAACTTACCATTAGAAGCATACAAAAATTTGATGGCAAGTATATTTGGAGAAAATTGGACTACATTTGGAAGCGACCTTTGGTGGGGAGCAATAGGTACTATGGCAGTATTCTTAGTAATAGGTGTTGCCTATTTCCTAGCAAAATCTTATGAAAGTGATGGGTTACAAGCTGGTCTTATAGCATTATCTATCTTTTTTATAATGGCTCCACAAATCGGTAAAATAGTTCCTGAGGGTGGAACTACAGCAGTTGAAGGATGGGGAATGATACAACAAACTTACTTGGGTACAGCAGCCTTATTTTCTTCTATATTAATAGGATTATTATCAACTGAGATATTTGTAAGGTTATCTAAAGTAAAGAAATTAACTATAAAAATGCCAGATGGAGTTCCACCAGCAGTTTCAAGGTCATTTGCAAAGTTAATACCAGGAATGTTAACTATAATGATATTTACTGTAATAGGAATATTTATAAAGATGCTTTCAAATGGAAGTTTCTTAACAGATATTTTAAATACTTATTTAGGAGCACCATTATCAAATGTAGCTGATAGTCTAGGTTCTACAATGCTTATTGCATTTATAATTCATATACTTTGGACTGTTGGTCTTCATGGTGCAAATATAGCACTTCCTTTTACAGAAACTATACTTATGAAATTAGGTGGAGAAAATGCTGCCTTGGCTCAAGCAGGAGCAACAGAAGGATACCATGTACTTGCAGGCTCATTCTTTGATGCATTCGTATATTTAGGTGGTTCTGGAATGGTATTAGGATTGGTTATAGCTTTAATAATAGCAGGAAGAAGACGTAAAGAAATGATAGTATTAGGTGGACCACCAGCAATATTCAACATAGGGGAACCATTGATATTTGGACTTCCAATAGTTTTAAATCCTATATTTATGATTCCATTTGTACTTGCACCAGTAATATGTAGTGCTATATCATATTTAGCAATAGATTTTGGGTTAGTAGCACCAGTAATTTTACCTAAAATACCTTGGGTAACGCCTCCTATATTAGGTGGAGCAATGGCTACAGGTGATTGGACTGGTGGAGCTTTAGCACTATTTAATTTAATATTATCAATATTAATATATATTCCATTTGTCATAGCATCTGAAAAAATGGAAGCTAAGAAGTTGAAAATTAACAACTAG
- a CDS encoding PTS sugar transporter subunit IIB: MIKIMLACSAGMSTSLLVTKMEEAAKENDIEAKIWAISEVNLKNEIENCDVLLLGPQVRYVLGKATEMAKPHNIPVEVINMMDYGRCNGKAVLDRAVELNSSK, translated from the coding sequence ATGATAAAAATAATGTTAGCTTGTTCAGCAGGAATGTCAACTAGTTTATTGGTCACAAAAATGGAGGAGGCAGCAAAGGAAAACGATATAGAAGCAAAAATATGGGCTATATCAGAAGTGAATTTAAAAAATGAAATAGAAAATTGTGATGTCTTACTTTTAGGACCTCAAGTTAGATATGTATTGGGAAAAGCAACTGAAATGGCAAAACCACACAATATTCCAGTTGAAGTTATAAATATGATGGATTATGGAAGATGTAATGGAAAAGCTGTGTTAGATAGAGCTGTAGAGCTAAATAGTTCAAAATAA